One Pogona vitticeps strain Pit_001003342236 chromosome ZW-PAR, PviZW2.1, whole genome shotgun sequence genomic window, GGAGACTCTCCTTGCCTCAGGGCCCCTTTCAGAGGCGGATTTCCCCACTGTGGGGTCCGGAGTTTGGGAGGAGTCTAGGCTGTGGTCGGCATCCCCTGGGGGCCACTTTctcattttctccttttcctcctcgtTGTCAGAGGAAGTGTCTTTGGGGGAAACGGATGCCCCAGAGACCCCAGGGGGATCCAGGCCGGCTGGGGGCGAGGGAGCCCCGTGAGCCCCCCCTTCCAGCCCCACTTCGGCTTCCGCCTTCAGCTTCTTCTTTGCTGGCTGAGAACTCTTTCTCGGCAAAGTGCCCGTGTGGCTGTACATGTCGCACGACCGGGCGTACGAAGAGGGGCTTTTGGGCATGATGCTCAGGTCGTCCGCCGTGCTCACAAGGGTGGGCTTCCTGGGTGTCGGAAGAGGATCCAGTTGATCCCTCTTTGGTTTCTGTTTGGGCCCCACGGAGGATCCCCTTGAATCTGTGGGCAAGGATTTCCCCACAGTAGGGTCTGGAGTTTGGGAGGAGGCTACGCTGCGGTTGgcccactttttcttcttttgctccttttTGGAGAGAGGTGCCCCAGAGACCCCACAGGGGTCTGGGCTGGCTGGGGGTGAGGGAGCCCCGTGAGCCCCCCCTTCCGGCCCCGCTTCGGCTTCAGCCTTCGGCTTCTTCTTGGCTTGCTGAGAACTCCTTCTCGGCAAGGTGCCCGTGTGGCTGTACATGTCGCACGACCGGGCGTACGAAGAGGGGCTTTTGGGCACGGTGCTCAGGTCGTCCTGCGTGGTTCCAAAAGTGGCGTCCAGGAAGCCGTTGGGGGGCAGAAGCTCCCCACAGGGGGGCTCTCGTGAGCTGGGGGCGACCGAGACGCGCCGGAAAGCAAAGGCCCACGGCAGGGCGCTCAGGCTCCCGAACCCTTTCATCTTGAAGAACCCTggggggaggaaaaaggaggcccaacaaacaaggaggaaacagacaaacaaacaaacaaacaaacaaggagagGCTTAGttggttgctttgttttgttttcgcaTTTTGAGCCCCTGCAAGATTTGTGGGGAAGCGAGGGGAACGTTGTGTGGTGGAGACCGGCCTCGAGGAGGCTGTGAAGTGCAGGAAGTGGGTAAATAACATCAGTCTTGATGTGCGCATCGTTGGCAAATGCCGAAAACCGAGAGCCCGGAGGCTCTGCCGGGGCTCAGAGCCGTCCCTTTTCGGACTATGTCTCCCAGAGCACCCGGGCCCTCTGTGGGGGACCCCCTTGCACCCCCTTCCAGCACCCCCTGAAGCCAACAGCACGGCACCCACTCCGGGTGGGTGAAGGCAACGCAAGGCCCGTGACCTCTTGGGGTGGCTCCATCAGCAAGCATCCCCATTCCAGCCGATGCACTGCATTTGCCAAAGTTATTTTTACCGTGGCCGCAAAAGAGGACGCAGCCCGTCCGCGCCTGCCAGCGCCTGCTTTCCATGCGCAAAAGGGTGAGGAAAGATCCCCCTCGTCTGCTACTCCATCTAGAATTTCTACTACCCCGTGTAGGGAAGGCAACGGGACTCCGGGTCCCATTGAGTCTCGCTGACACTGGaagtggatgatgggagttgcagtgcagcTTCCGGAAGGCCACCATCTGGGCACACCACTTGCGGGTAGCATGGATGGTCCCCTGACCTGGTGTCAGCAGATCTccaggaagttactttttgggggatacagctcttgagaatcccaaagtctgggagttgtagtccgtgaaggtaacttttccaagtgtgtgtgtgtgggggttcaGAACACTCTTAAATTTGTGGCCCTATTACTATCTTTGAACATTTCTGTTCCTCAATAACATCTTACCGGTGTCAACCCACCCTTCTTCCTGTAAGCAGACTTAAGCCTTCAATTCCCTCAGTGCACCCACTGATTGTCAAAAGCACAGAAGCCCTGCGAGGAAAAAAGTTGGCCACCTAACCACCACCATCTGGGATGGGGAGGCCACCATCCTGTCCATTCACACCACATTTGCATTTAGAAATTGCAAGCAAACCAAGCCTTCTGTTTCTTCAGTGCACCTTGTCAAAAGCACAGGagcccagtaaaaaaaaaaaagttggcaactTCACCACCACAGTCCAAGGGGGGAAGACCCTCACTCCACCCATCACGTCACCCCTTCTCCTTAGAACTCTCAGCCTCATcacctcttttttccttcctcttgagGGTCCCGTCTGTTCATGAGAACAACCAAAAGCCTCCGCCGGTCGCCACTTACTTTTAATTCCGGCTCCTCTTTTCTGGCTTTCAGCCATCCTTTCGGGTTTGCTCGGAAAAGAAGTGTACGAAAAGGGCATCGCTTCCATCCAGCCCTTGaacctcccttcctttcccacaCCCTGCCAGCTGCTCTCGGGTTTTCTATTTGCTCAGATCCATTTCCTCTGCTGCTTGCACAACGCGTGCGACCGCAGCCCTTATTTGCATCTATCTTtcttgggtttcttttttaaaaatcaaaataaaaaatgtgtaatgcggaagctttaaaaaaaagggcctGATGCTACTTTGGCAGGCCCTTTGCTCGGCTGGttcctttatttatgtatttatttatttttggtgtgtgtgcgtgtgtgtgcaatCCAATACAGAGCTTGGCAAAAGCTGGTTTTTGGACTCttaactcccattatcccccaaACAGTCTGGTCATATGGTCGTGCTAGGCTGGGGATACTGGAAACTGTTGTCCAAAATCAATAATTCTCCTCTCTTAGCATTATCCGAttcttggcattttaaaaatgaattaaaatgtagaaaaaaatgttttttagcCCGTGTTAGACAGGAAATTTGCATCCTGCTAAACGGAACCGCATTCTAACGCACACCTTCTCCTACATCCGTTTACAGTCCCAGTTAGAGCCTTGGGAACCGATGGGATTTGCACAGCAGTTGAGTTCCCTTTGAGCAATTGATTGTGAGCTTACTTTAGCTGAGgaatagcaactggatttagactTCATTGCCTTATTCTCTTTCTCTGGCCCTAACAACGACCCTGCAGGGGAGGTTATGGTCCCTCTGATACCAAAGCCAGGCCTCTGGAAAGTGGTAACtaaccaaaacacacacatccaTACAAACACACAAATCGAGAACATCTGCCTGATGCAGACCACCAGGACCCCTGGCTGTGTTGGCCGGCGGGGCGGGGAGGCAGCATtttgggctttgtagtccaaaaataaactTTCTCAGGCAAGCCAAGCTTTGGAGTTCTGGAACTGGCGTCTGCTGTTCATAGGGCAACTttgcacacattaaaaaaaacaaaaaacaagctgcacattaaaaaaaacagaacaaaactcaTAAAACAGATGTTTTTTTCCTACCATCTGACTGCAGAAAATAAACCAAAGAGAATGGGGAAGTCCCTTTGTGGATTCagtcaaaaaaacccacaacacgcAGTATGTGAATGCTAAGCAACGGAGCCTATGGAGTAGGACAAGTTAAATCCAAATTTTCCCCCCAAAGTCCCTTTCAGGTTTTGTCCTGGAGATCCGGCATATTGCATATAGCTTTCTGAAGCTCACGCTGGACATGGGCGGTCACCAGCCTCGCCTGGAGTCCAACTGCTGATCCAACCTAGGCCAGTTCTGTTAGCTCTGGTCGGCAGCCGCAGCGACCCTTGGATTCAAGCAAGAGGGtgagtttttttgtgtgtgttttcccagatCCAAAAAAACTTCCACGCAGAAGTGGAAATCAGCAGAAACACATGCAGCAAACACATAAAGGAAACCTTTGCAAGTGTAACAAAAGTATTtgtaaatatgaaaataaaataaaatgctcttGTTTTGGGATTAAAAAACTTCCACACAGAAGTGGAAATCAGCAGAAACACATGTAGCAAATACATAAAGTAAACCTTTGCAAGTGTAACAAAAATAGTTAAGTATTtgtaaatatgaaaataaaataaaatgctcttGTTTTGGGATTAACCCGCGATAGGGAAGACAGATCTTCGGCTTGGGGGAACTCACaatcctgttcccccccccaatctgcttTGTGGTTGTGTGGGTGAggttcccccacccacccgcaaTCCCTGTGGTCTGTGGGGCAGAGATCCTGATGCAAAAGGCGCTGGCGAAGGAGGGGAAATGTCAGCGATGGGGGCCCCAAACCAGAAAGGCAGTGAGTGAGTGACCGAGTCGGTCAAAGGGCAGAGATGAGAAGCTTTaagccaggcaagggtcaagccAAGGAACTGCTCAAGGACCCCCTTCCTGTCCTGGAGATCGGCCCAGGGTGTGATGCTACCACAGCCCCCGTCTCAAAGGAAGAATTGCCCCCTGCCTTTTCCTAGATTTAATCACGCACTCCCTGGATCCGTCAATGTAGACTCCTTGGGCTAAACCTCAGGAATTACGAATCGCGGTGCAAGAAATATCCCGCCGGCTGCCTTTGGCACTCGGATTGCACCgcgtttgacttgatggcacacagtatTTACAACCAGTTATTTCGCATATTTTTAGGGCATCCCTTCCTGCTCCCAGAAGCGTGTCCCTTGTGCGTTGCTTCCAGAAGTGTCACAGCCATGCGAAATCTGTGCTCCCCCCCCAATCCCGCCATTGCTTGGGACCTCTTTTAAGGCTTGTCCTTCTTTGTGAAAGTGATAGGGGGCATCTGTTATCCCTGCCGGAGAATGGGGACCAAAATTAGGAGGGTAACAAAATGGGTTGGGAACGTTGGGCATCTTGGGTGGATGGGTTAGGGTTGCATTGTGGTGTTGTAAACCGCTTGGAGAAAGGCCTTTGCACTAAGTCAGCGGcgtataaataagtaaataaataaattaacaattttGTTTACCCTTTTTATTGTGACATTTCTTTGAGTCTTTTTAATATTGATATACTTGCTATCTTTTAGGGGTATAAGCTGCCTCAGgaccttttctaaggagaaaggtggggtaaaatattttaagcatgtaagtaagcaagtaaataaaagcGATCAAAGTGTGTTGTCCTAAGACTCCGAAAGACCTGCGTTCGAATCCTCAACCCACCACAAATCTTGGGTCTCTTCGCTGGCTTTTGGACCAGCCTACCCCACAGGCCTATTGCAAGGataattttgatttgatttgaacaGTCTTGCAGAGGAAAGCCATGGGCCCAGTCCGGAGCTCGCTGCAGGAAAGACGAGATCAcggtcataaataaataaaattcccaatcaatcaatctttattttaagGCCTccaacccattaaaatacatacatataatatttcggcgccaggtcaaaaccttcctgttccagaaggcttttaattgaaataatatcagctgtgggtctgaggacaatttttagaatatatatttttaattgcattttaattattttgcccttttattgtattttaaatgttgtaagccgtccagagaccttcgggtagtgtgggaagcatatacgttaaataaataaatataatatttaaaataagtggaagcaattaaaacatttcacagACAGTTAAAATAGTATAAAGTACTAAGATATATTACCCATCCGttgtttttttatattaatattatatacaataaaaaaataaataaaattaagctaGAGGTTAACCAacacaattgaaaaaaaaaggaatttaaaatagGGAAGCCTTCGAAGTCATGGTGAAAGGCGGGGAAAGAGGCGCGGGAGGGAAAGGGTTAAGCCGGCCGCTCTGGCCTCTCATTGGTCCTCCCTCCCGCCGGGCCGGGGGCCGCTCCTCCCTCTCGCCTCTATGGTTCCGGCCTCcggaactacagctcccaaggATCCGGCGTCTTCCCGGAAGTGGCGGGGAAAAGATGGAGCGGCCGGGCGGAAGCGCGGCAGGAAACGCGCCCCCGCGCCCCTCGGACGGAGGCCGGCGGCAGCCAGAAGAGAGCGGGGGCGCCGGCTCCGCCATGGCCAAGCAGTACGACACGGTGGAATGCCCTTATTGCGACGAGGTCTCCAAGTATGAGAAGCTGGCCAAGATCGGGCAAGGGACCTTCGGGTAAGGGCCTCTCGGGGGGTCGGGAGGCCCCGCCGGGCCTGggctcccttttttgggggggtgggagaagCGGAGGAGGGGGGctacctcccttccctccctgggATCGgggcccccctccccttcccttcgccccggggtgtgtgtgtccctgatTGGCCTCCCCCTCCTTGCTGGGATCCCTGGTGGGCTTCCCCCTTTGTCCCCCCATGCCAGCCCCGCCTTGATTGTTGGGGTCAGCCCCCTAACATGCTTTCTGCTATGCACCCCACAGATTCCCCTTTGGCCACCCCCCAATAGGCTCCCTTTTAGGCTTTCCCCTTTTGGCTCCCCCCAGGTCAGCTCCCTCCTTCGCGAAAGACTGGCCCCAGGTTTTATCCCTAGGCATCTGATCCCCCTCGTCAACTCTtcaatgttccccccccccataggctACCTTTATGGGGTCCCTGTTTGCTCCTCTTGTCCATTATCCTGTAcatgccaccaccacccctccatcttctttctggGCTCCCTGATCGGCTTTCCTCGTCCCTTCATCTTCTTTCTGGGCTCCCTGATTGGATTTCCTcgtccctccatcttctttctggGCTCCCTGATCGGCTTTCCTCGTCCCTTCATCTTCTTTCTGGGCTCCCTGATTGGATTTCCTcgtccctccatcttctttctggGCTCCCTGATTGGATTTCCTCGTCcctccatctcctttcttggcTCCCCGATCGGCTTTCCTcgtccctccatcttctttctggGCTCCCTGATTGGCTTTCCTcgtccctccatcttctttctggGCTCCCTGATTGGATTTCCTCGTCcctccatctcctttcttggcTTCCCGAttggctttcctctttcctccatctccttTCTGGGCTCCCTGATCGGCTTTCCGTGTCcctccatctcctttcttggcTCCCTGATTGACTTTCCGtgtccctccatcttctttctggGCTCCCTGATCGGCTTTCCTCGTCCCTCCATCTCCtttctgggctccctgatcaGCTTTCCTtgtccctccatcttctttctgggctccctgaccggctttcctctttcctccatcttctttctgggctccctgaccagctttcctctttcctccatcttctttctggGCTCCCTGATTGGCTTTCCTtgtccctccatcttctttctgggctccctgaccggctttcctctttcctccatcttctttctggGCTCCCTGATTGGCTTTCCTcgtccctccatcttctttctggGCTCCCTGATTGACTTTCCGtgtccctccatcttctttctggGCTCCCTGATCGGCTTTCCGTGTCcctccatctcctttcttggcTCCCTGATTGACTTTCCGtgtccctccatcttctttctggGCTCCCTGATCGGCTTTCCTcgtccctccatcttctttctgggctccctgatcagctttcctctttcctccatctccttTCTGGGCTCCCTGATCGGCTTTTCTCGTCCCTCCATCTCCTTTCTGGGCTCCCTGATCGGCTTTTCTCGTCCCTCCATCTCCTTTCTGGGCTCCCTGATCGGCTTTCCTCGTCCCTCCATCTCTTTTCTGGGCTCCCTGATCGGCTTTCCTtgtccctccatcttctttctgggctccctgaccggctttcctctttcctccatcttctttctggGCTCCCTGATTGGCTTTCCTcgtccctccatcttctttctggGCTCCCTGATTGACTTTCCGtgtccctccatcttctttcttgGCTCCCTGATCGGCTTTCCGTGTCcctccatctcctttcttggcTCCCTGATTGACTTTCCGtgtccctccatcttctttctgggctccatgatcggcTTTCCTCGTCCCTCCATCTCCTTTCTGGGCTCCCTGATcggctttcctctttcctccatctccttTCTGGGCTCCCTGATCGGCTTTTCTCGTCCCTCCATCTCCTTTCTGGGCTCCCTGATCGGCTTTTCTCGTCCCTCCATCTCCTTTCTGGGCTCCCTGATCGGCTTTCCTCGTCCCTCCATCTCTTTTCTGGGCTCCCTGATcggctttcctctttcctccatcttctttctggGCTCCCTGACCAGCTTTCCTcgtccctccatcttctttctggGCTCCCTGATTGACTTTCCGtgtccctccatcttctttctggGCTCCCTGACCGGCTTTCCTcgtccctccatcttctttctggGCTCCCTGATCGGCTTTCCTCGTCCCTCCATCTCCTTTCTGGGCTCCCTGATCGGCTTTCCTtgtccctccatcttctttctgggctccctgaccggctttcctctttcctccatcttctttctggGCTCCCTGATCGGCTTTCCTcgtccctccatcttctttctggGCTCCCTGATTGACTTTCCGtgtccctccatcttctttcttgGCTCCCTGATCGGCTTTCCGTGTCcctccatctcctttcttggcTCCCTGATTGACTTTCCGTGTCCCTCCATCTCCTTTCTGGGCTCCCTGATCGGCTTTCTTTGTCCgactccccccctttcttccatTTTGCCTGCCTCCTGAACTTTCCAAATCAACCCCCCCTTTTCACTATGCCACCCCCCTGCAAGTTTTCCTTTCCCGGTTCGCCCCCACTAAAGTGTCTTCCATTACGGCCACCTCTGATAGCCTCTCCTCATTTCTTATCCAGCCCTTCATGTGGACTAGCGTACTGGCTCCCCATCTTACCTGTTCTCCTTTCTTGGTGCTGCTATGTGGTTTCCCCATTTCTCTGTCTGCCTTCGTGCACAATCCTGCCGGCCCCACTCTTGCCACTTTCTTTATTTCCCTTTTGGGCCGTTTCTCTTCATCCTATATATTTATAGGTTCCCACCTTTTTCTCTCCTCACTTCTAGACCGCTTTCCCCTTTCTCACACCTTCTGCCCTGGAGGGACGAACATCcctctttattttttccctttatcaACTTCCTCCCACAAATTCTTGTCTGGTGTAGAATTCATGAATGTTGGTTTTTCTCACCTTTTCCTCAGTCCAGGACGCATCACAcgatttccccctcctttcttgtataatattctatttttaaaaacttaaaaagatgcaggggggggggaaagacctaAAAAGAAGACATAACCCTTAATAACGCACCACCACATAAGCAATCCTATAATACATAATGTGCTCCCCTCCGCCATGACCATCTGGAGCTATGATCATTCCTGGGGGGGGGCCTTCCATTGATGGAGGCCCATTTCTCTTTGGAAACTGCACTGATTTCTGCACAACCCTTCCCTTCTATTAACACAACATATCCCCAACTCTCAATAAAATATTCTTGCTTATCTCTGCTTCTTTAGTTTGATATTACATGTTAATTTATCCTTCATAGCTATATCCCAAACTTTTTTTATAGCATTCATCTAGTTGAAAATCATTCTTAACATTCCAgtttctttctattttatttacaatatttttttaccccgcctttctccttgaaagcgCCCAAAGCGGCTGCTCTATGTAATCTTGCTGCTGACTTCCCATGTAGGTTTTCCCCATCCCTTTGCCCACCTTCTTAGCCTTTCCTTTCTCGTCTCCCTCAATTAAATTCTCCTGAACAGACTCTCCCTGCAGCTGAAGTGCTTGCAGGTTCTTCCATCAGCTCCCCGACAGGCTTTTTGCTTGCCTTTCCTCAAACCAGAGTCCTCTGATCCTGCATTGGGCTTCCCTAAAAAGGCTCATGGACTACGGCTGAGACAACAATATGGTCCTGAGTGCTATTGCATGTCTCCCAGCAACGGGTATTCTGAAGCCAGTTGCCTTGGAACCCAGAGGTTCCATCGATGGCTCATCATCCtttgagcagtggtccccaaccttgggcctccagatgttcttggacttcgtcctagaaatcctggccagcagagctggtagtgaaggcttctgggagttgtagtccaagaacatctggaggcccaaggttggggaccactaccttGAGGGATCTGGCCAGCGTTCAGCAGCATCTCCATCTTGAGTCCCCAGCTGTTCCTTGGCCATCTGCAAGGAGAGTCTATTTTGGGGCAGGGTGCCTTCTCCAGCATGGTAGCCACCCTCTTCTCTGCCTCGGCGACTCTCAAAGACCGTTCCTGTCCTTCTCTCTAGGGAAGTGTTCAAAGCCAAGCACCGTCAGACCGGCAAAAAGGTGGCCCTGAAAAAAGTCTTGATGGAGAATGAGAAAGAGGGGGTAAGTTTTGTGTTTCTGAGGTGATGGGAGAGGAAAGGGCGGTGGGGAGCCTGGGAGGTGAGGCGGCCCACGTTGTACATCTGGGCTGGGGACGTGTAGGTGCTGCTGGGTTCCAGTTCCCATCTTCCCCAGCCTGGTCACGATAAAAGCCAGTACTTTCTTCACATCGGGAAGGCCAGTCTTGATCTCCATCTTTGGAATGAGAC contains:
- the LOC144585121 gene encoding uncharacterized protein LOC144585121, whose protein sequence is MKGFGSLSALPWAFAFRRVSVAPSSREPPCGELLPPNGFLDATFGTTQDDLSTVPKSPSSYARSCDMYSHTGTLPRRSSQQAKKKPKAEAEAGPEGGAHGAPSPPASPDPCGVSGAPLSKKEQKKKKWANRSVASSQTPDPTVGKSLPTDSRGSSVGPKQKPKRDQLDPLPTPRKPTLVSTADDLSIMPKSPSSYARSCDMYSHTGTLPRKSSQPAKKKLKAEAEVGLEGGAHGAPSPPAGLDPPGVSGASVSPKDTSSDNEEEKEKMRKWPPGDADHSLDSSQTPDPTVGKSASERGPEARRVSMGPKEKTKRDQLDLLPTPRKPTLVSTADDLSIMPKSPSSYARSGDMYSHTGTMPRARSSQRRERAEEKVRKPQQDPVLCSGERNQGHNCMQAFKAPAELGGRVAGEDPLHKQGDGR
- the LOC144585125 gene encoding uncharacterized protein LOC144585125, coding for FGKFRRQAKWKKGGESDKESRSGSPERRWRDTESQSGSQERRWRDTESRSGSQERRWRDTESQSGSPERRWRDEESRSGSPERRWRKEESRSGSPERRWRDKESRSGSPERRWRDEESRSGSPERRWRDEESRSGSPERRWRDTESQSGSPERRWRDEESWSGSPERRWRKEESRSGSPEKRWRDEESRSGSPERRWRDEKSRSGSPERRWRDEKSRSGSPERRWRKEESRSGSPERRWRDEESRSWSPERRWRDTESQSGSQERRWRDTESRSGSQERRWRDTESQSGSPERRWRDEESQSGSPERRWRKEESRSGSPERRWRDKESRSGSPEKRWRDEESRSGSPERRWRDEKSRSGSPERRWRDEKSRSGSPERRWRKEES